Proteins encoded by one window of Pseudorca crassidens isolate mPseCra1 chromosome 3, mPseCra1.hap1, whole genome shotgun sequence:
- the DENND1C gene encoding DENN domain-containing protein 1C has translation MGSTAERGLPALFDWFFEAAYPPSLQEDPPILRQFPPDFRDQEAMQMVPKFCFPFDVEREPPSTAVQHFTFALTDLTGTRRFGFSRLRAGAHSCLCILSHLPWFEVFYKLLNTVGDLLAQDQVSEVNELLLHLLQQPLPGTQDSVGLELGSGVMISSAQGIPSPGPGKSMPLSCFVAPDSGRLPSIPENRNLTELVVAVTDDNIVGLFAALLAERRVLLTSRKLSTLTSCVHASCALLYPMRWEHVLIPTLPPHLLDYCCAPMPYLIGVHASLAERVREKALEDVVMMNVDSNTLETPFDDVQALPPDVVSLLRLRLRKVALAPGEGVSRLFLKAQALLFGGYRDALVCGPGQPVTFSEEAFLAQKPGAPLQAFHRRAVHLQLFKQFIEGRLEKLNTGEGFSDLFEQEITCSGASSGTLRSYQLWADNLKKGGGALLHSVKAKTQPAVRNMYRSAKSGLKGVQSLLTYKDGDSGLQRGGSLRAPSLTSRSDCLQQRLPITQHFGQNRPLRPSRRLQREERPSESLREETPSLSPEDAQGPLAEEALDGSFLGSGEELDLLSEILDSLSVTATQNSSLRPSQSLDCCHSLPDIPGRWRWQADDEKPPGPQPLSLSVGLPPLHTPQPSDATSASEHPTSQLPSEASPEIISPSQSSTASADPSSKGDPSSSLTEPQPLRLSPPHEATQDPTAQESPCSQLSTAPSPRESPPLLTPTKPNSDITWTSQVLDSFSDPGSPENPRAQPSEVLLPERTHLQPHEEPGAPRSPDPPAGNWRGLQARSQPRVAELKKCFEG, from the exons ATCCCCCCATCCTGCGGCAGTTCCCCCCAGACTTCCGGGACCAG GAGGCTATGCAGATGGTGCCCAAATTCTGCTTCCCCTTTGATGTGGAAAG GGAGCCCCCCAGCACCGCCGTACAGCATTTCACCTTTGCCCTCACGGACCTGACCGGCACCCGCAGATTTGGTTTCTCCCGCCTCCGGGCTGGTGCCCACAGCTGTCTCTGCATCCTCAG CCACCTGCCTTGGTTTGAAGTGTTCTACAAACTGCTGAACACAGTGGGGGACCTCCTGGCACAGGATCAA GTCTCAGAGGTCAACGAACTTCTTCTACATCTGCTGCAGCAGCCCCTTCCCGGGACCCAGGACTCAGTGGGGCTGGAGCTG GGCAGCGGAGTGATGATCTCCAGTGCGCAAGGCATCCCGTCCCCTGGCCCCGGGAAGAGCATGCCG CTTTCCTGCTTCGTGGCCCCCGACTCCGGCCGCCTGCCATCCATTCCTGAGAAC aggAACCTAACGGAGCTGGTGGTGGCGGTGACCGACGACAACATCGTGGGGCTATTCGCTGCGCTCCTGGCAGAGCGAAGGGTCCTGCTCACCTCCAGAAAGCTGAGCACC CTGACTTCATGTGTCCACGCGTCCTGCGCTCTCCTGTACCCCATGCGCTGGGAGCACGTGCTGATCCCCACGCTGCCGCCGCATCTGCTGGACTACTGCTg CGCGCCCATGCCCTACCTCATCGGAGTGCACGCCAGTCTCGCCGAG AGAGTGCGGGAGAAAGCTCTGGAGGACGTCGTGATGATGAACGTGGACTCCAATACCTTGGAGACGCCCTTCGACGACGTGCAGGCACTGCCCCCAGATGTG GTGTCTCTGCTGAGGCTGCGGCTAAGGAAGGTCGCGCTGGCCCCCGGGGAAGGGGTGTCCCGTCTCTTCCTCAAAGCCCAGGCCCTGCTCTTCGGGGGGTACCGCGATGCGCTAGTCTGCGGCCCG GGCCAGCCTGTAACCTTCAGTGAAGAAGCCTTCCTGGCCCAGAAACCCGGGGCGCCGCTGCAGGCCTTCCACCGGCGGGCTGTGCACCTGCAGCTGTTCAAACAG TTCATCGAAGGCCGACTGGAGAAGCTGAACACGGGAGAAGGCTTCTCAGACCTCTTTGAGCAGGAGATCACCTGTAGCGGGGCTTCCTCAG ggACCCTTCGCTCCTACCAGCTCTGGGCAGACAACCTAAAG AAAGGTGGTGGTGCCCTCCTGCATTCCGTCAAGGCCAAGACCCAACCAGCCGTCAGAAACATGTACCGCTCG GCGAAGAGTGGCTTGAAGGGTGTGCAGAGCCTTCTGACGTACAAG GATGGGGACTCTGGCCTGCAGAGGGGGGGCTCCCTGAGGGCCCCTTCCCTCACCAGCCGCTCAGATTGCCTGCAGCAGCGCTTGCCTATCACCCAGCACTTTGGACAG AACCGGCCCCTTCGCCCCAGCAGGAGACTCCAGCGGGAAGAGAGACCTTCTGAGTCCCTGAGGGAGGA GACACCCTCTCTGAGCCCCGAGGATGCCCAGGGACCGTTGGCAGAGGAAGCTCTGGATGGCAGCTTCCTTGGGTCCGGAGAAGAACTGGATTTGCTGAGCGAGATTCTGGATAGTCTGAGCGTGACGGCCACCCAGAACAGCAGCCTGCGGCCAAGCCAGAGTTTGGACTGCTGCCACAGCCTG ccCGACATACCAGGGAGATGGAGATGGCAAGCGGATGACGAGAAACCACCAGGGCCCCAGCCCCTGTCCCTTTCTGTCGGCCTGCCGCCTCTGCACACCCCCCAGCCTTCAGATGCCACGAGCGCCTCGGAGCACCCCACTTCCCAGCTGCCCTCAGAGGCCAGCCCAGAAATCATTTCTCCGTCCCAGTCTTCGACAGCTTCTGCAGACCCAAGCAGCAAAGGGGACCCCAGCTCCTCTCTCACAGAGCCCCAGCCTCTacgcctctcccctccccacgaGGCAACCCAGGATCCCACAGCCCAGGAGAGTCCCTGCTCCCAGCTCTCCACAGCACCCAGCCCTCGAGAAAGCCCCCCACTTCTGACCCCCACAAAGCCCAACTCGGATATTACCTGGACATCCCAAGTCCTTGATTCTTTCTCGGATCCCGGTTCCCCAGAGAACCCCAGAGCCCAGCCTTCGGAAGTCCTGCTCCCAGAGCGCACGCACCTCCAGCCCCACGAGGAGCCGGGAGCGCCCAGGTCCCCTGATCCTCCTGCTGGGAACTGGCGGGGGCTCCAGGCCAGGAGCCAGCCCAGGGTTGCTGAGCTTAAAAAGTGTTTTGAAGGTTAA
- the CRB3 gene encoding protein crumbs homolog 3, with amino-acid sequence MASPGLGLLLALGLPLLLTRWGRVWGQTPEPTVSENSTITPSGPSPGSNGALSQEATIAIIVVFSLLAALLLAVGLVLLVRKLREKRQTEGTYRPSSEEQFSHAAEAQAPQDSKETVRGCLPI; translated from the exons ATGGCGAGCCCCGGCCTGGGGCTGCTCTTGGCACTCGGCCTGCCGCTGCTGCTGACCCGCTGGGGCCGGGTCTGGGGGCAAA CACCGGAGCCCACTGTAAGTGAGAACAGCACAATTACACCCTCTGGCCCCAGCCCTGGCTCCAATGGGGCCCTG TCGCAGGAGGCCACCATTGCTATCATCGTGGTCTTCTCCCTCCTGGCCGCCCTGCTCCTGGCCGTGGGCCTGGTACTTCTGGTGCGGAAGCTTCGGGAGAAGCGGCAGACGGAGGGCACCTACCGGCCCAGCAGCGAGGAGCAG tTCTCCCATGCAGCCGAGGCCCAGGCTCCCCAGGACTCCAAGGAGACGGTGCGGGGCTGCCTGCCCATCTAG
- the SLC25A23 gene encoding mitochondrial adenyl nucleotide antiporter SLC25A23 isoform X4 gives MRGGPGDAERRERWGRLFEELDTNKDGRLDVHELRQGLARMGGGSPDRGAQQGISPEGDADSDGGLDLEEFILYLQEREQRLLLLFHSLDRNQDGHIDVSEIQQSFRALGISISLEQAEKILHSMDRDDTMTIDWQEWRDHFLLHSLENVEDVLYFWKHSTVLDIGECLTVPDEFSEQEKLTGTWWKQLVAGAMAGAVSRTGTAPLDRLKVFMQVHASKTNRLNILGGLRSMIQEGGVRSLWRGNGINVLKIAPESAIKFMAYEQIKRAIWGQQETLHVQERFVAGSLAGATAQTIIYPMEVLKTRLTLRRTGQYKGLLDCAWRILEREGPRAFYRGYLPNVLGIIPYAGIDLAVYELTETWEQAKMSCKDAHPPPNVGQTRLHLQTLKNRWLQQHSHDSADPGILVLLACGTISSTCGQIASYPLALVRTRMQAQASIEGAPQLSMLGLLRHILSQEGVQGLYRGIAPNFMKVIPAVSISYVVYENMKQALGVTSRPQLPQAPDPGSSGSTGS, from the exons ATGCGGGGGGGCCCGGGCGATGCGGAGCGGCGTGAGCGCTGGGGTCGCCTCTTCGAGGAGCTGGACACTAACAAGGATGGTCGCCTGGACGTCCACGAGTTGCGCCAGGGACTGGCCCGTATGGGCGGGGGCAGCCCGGACCGCGGAGCACAACAG GGCATCTCCCCTGAGGGTGATGCTGACTCAGATGGCGGCCTTGACCTGGAGGAGTTTATCCTCTATCTGCAGGAGCGGGAACAGCGCCTGCTACTTCTGTTCCACAGTCTGGACCGGAATCAGGATG GTCATATCGACGTCTCTGAGATCCAGCAGAGTTTCCGAGCTCTGGGCATTTCCATCTCGCTGGAGCAGGCAGAGAAAATCCTGCACAG CATGGACCGTGATGACACCATGACCATTGACTGGCAGGAATGGCGTGACCACTTCCTGTTGCACTCGCTGGAGAATGTGGAAGATGTGCTGTATTTCTGGAAGCATTCCACG GTCCTGGACATTGGCGAGTGCCTGACTGTCCCTGATGAGTTCTCGGAGCAGGAGAAGCTGACTGGCACGTGGTGGAAACAGCTGGTGGCGGGAGCGATGGCGGGTGCCGTGTCCCGGACGGGCACAGCCCCCCTGGACCGCCTCAAGGTCTTCATGCAG GTCCACGCCTCCAAGACCAACCGACTGAACATCCTGGGAGGCCTACGGAGCATGATCCAAGAGGGGGGCGTGCGCTCCCTGTGGCGCGGCAATGGGATTAACGTGCTCAAGATTGCACCTGAGTCGGCAATCAAGTTCATGGCCTATGAGCAg ATCAAGCGGGCCATCTGGGGGCAGCAGGAGACACTGCATGTGCAGGAGCGCTTTGTGGCTGGCTCCCTGGCTGGTGCCACAGCCCAAACCATCATTTACCCCATGGAG GTACTGAAGACACGGCTGACCCTTCGCCGGACGGGCCAGTATAAGGGGCTGCTGGACTGTGCGTGGCGGATCCTGGAGCGAGAAGGGCCCCGAGCCTTCTACCGCGGCTACCTGCCCAACGTGCTGGGCATCATCCCCTACGCAGGCATTGACCTGGCCGTCTACGAG CTCACAGAAACGTGGGAGCAGGCGAAGATGAGCTGCAAAGATGCCCATCCCCCCCCAAACGTGGGTCAGACGCGCCTCCATCTCCAG ACCCTGAAGAACCGGTGGCTCCAGCAGCATAGCCACGACTCGGCCGACCCGGGCATCCTCGTGCTCCTGGCCTGCGGCACCATTTCCAGCACGTGTGGCCAGATAGCCAGTTACCCCCTGGCCCTGGTCCGGACCCGCATGCAGGCCCAAG CCTCCATCGAGGGAGCCCCCCAGCTGTCCATGCTGGGTCTGCTCCGTCACATCCTGTCCCAGGAGGGCGTGCAGGGCCTCTACCGGGGCATTGCCCCCAACTTCATGAAGGTTATCCCAGCCGTGAGCATCTCCTACGTGGTCTACGAGAACATGAAGCAGGCCCTGGGGGTCACGTCCAG ACCCCAGCTGCCCCAGGCACCAGATCCAGGGTCCTCAGGCAGTACTGGATCCTAG
- the SLC25A23 gene encoding mitochondrial adenyl nucleotide antiporter SLC25A23 isoform X2, whose amino-acid sequence MRGGPGDAERRERWGRLFEELDTNKDGRLDVHELRQGLARMGGGSPDRGAQQGISPEGDADSDGGLDLEEFILYLQEREQRLLLLFHSLDRNQDGHIDVSEIQQSFRALGISISLEQAEKILHSMDRDDTMTIDWQEWRDHFLLHSLENVEDVLYFWKHSTVLDIGECLTVPDEFSEQEKLTGTWWKQLVAGAMAGAVSRTGTAPLDRLKVFMQVHASKTNRLNILGGLRSMIQEGGVRSLWRGNGINVLKIAPESAIKFMAYEQVLKTRLTLRRTGQYKGLLDCAWRILEREGPRAFYRGYLPNVLGIIPYAGIDLAVYETLKNRWLQQHSHDSADPGILVLLACGTISSTCGQIASYPLALVRTRMQAQASIEGAPQLSMLGLLRHILSQEGVQGLYRGIAPNFMKVIPAVSISYVVYENMKQALGVTSRPQLPQAPDPGSSGSTGS is encoded by the exons ATGCGGGGGGGCCCGGGCGATGCGGAGCGGCGTGAGCGCTGGGGTCGCCTCTTCGAGGAGCTGGACACTAACAAGGATGGTCGCCTGGACGTCCACGAGTTGCGCCAGGGACTGGCCCGTATGGGCGGGGGCAGCCCGGACCGCGGAGCACAACAG GGCATCTCCCCTGAGGGTGATGCTGACTCAGATGGCGGCCTTGACCTGGAGGAGTTTATCCTCTATCTGCAGGAGCGGGAACAGCGCCTGCTACTTCTGTTCCACAGTCTGGACCGGAATCAGGATG GTCATATCGACGTCTCTGAGATCCAGCAGAGTTTCCGAGCTCTGGGCATTTCCATCTCGCTGGAGCAGGCAGAGAAAATCCTGCACAG CATGGACCGTGATGACACCATGACCATTGACTGGCAGGAATGGCGTGACCACTTCCTGTTGCACTCGCTGGAGAATGTGGAAGATGTGCTGTATTTCTGGAAGCATTCCACG GTCCTGGACATTGGCGAGTGCCTGACTGTCCCTGATGAGTTCTCGGAGCAGGAGAAGCTGACTGGCACGTGGTGGAAACAGCTGGTGGCGGGAGCGATGGCGGGTGCCGTGTCCCGGACGGGCACAGCCCCCCTGGACCGCCTCAAGGTCTTCATGCAG GTCCACGCCTCCAAGACCAACCGACTGAACATCCTGGGAGGCCTACGGAGCATGATCCAAGAGGGGGGCGTGCGCTCCCTGTGGCGCGGCAATGGGATTAACGTGCTCAAGATTGCACCTGAGTCGGCAATCAAGTTCATGGCCTATGAGCAg GTACTGAAGACACGGCTGACCCTTCGCCGGACGGGCCAGTATAAGGGGCTGCTGGACTGTGCGTGGCGGATCCTGGAGCGAGAAGGGCCCCGAGCCTTCTACCGCGGCTACCTGCCCAACGTGCTGGGCATCATCCCCTACGCAGGCATTGACCTGGCCGTCTACGAG ACCCTGAAGAACCGGTGGCTCCAGCAGCATAGCCACGACTCGGCCGACCCGGGCATCCTCGTGCTCCTGGCCTGCGGCACCATTTCCAGCACGTGTGGCCAGATAGCCAGTTACCCCCTGGCCCTGGTCCGGACCCGCATGCAGGCCCAAG CCTCCATCGAGGGAGCCCCCCAGCTGTCCATGCTGGGTCTGCTCCGTCACATCCTGTCCCAGGAGGGCGTGCAGGGCCTCTACCGGGGCATTGCCCCCAACTTCATGAAGGTTATCCCAGCCGTGAGCATCTCCTACGTGGTCTACGAGAACATGAAGCAGGCCCTGGGGGTCACGTCCAG ACCCCAGCTGCCCCAGGCACCAGATCCAGGGTCCTCAGGCAGTACTGGATCCTAG
- the SLC25A23 gene encoding mitochondrial adenyl nucleotide antiporter SLC25A23 isoform X1: protein MRGGPGDAERRERWGRLFEELDTNKDGRLDVHELRQGLARMGGGSPDRGAQQGISPEGDADSDGGLDLEEFILYLQEREQRLLLLFHSLDRNQDGHIDVSEIQQSFRALGISISLEQAEKILHSMDRDDTMTIDWQEWRDHFLLHSLENVEDVLYFWKHSTVLDIGECLTVPDEFSEQEKLTGTWWKQLVAGAMAGAVSRTGTAPLDRLKVFMQVHASKTNRLNILGGLRSMIQEGGVRSLWRGNGINVLKIAPESAIKFMAYEQIKRAIWGQQETLHVQERFVAGSLAGATAQTIIYPMEVLKTRLTLRRTGQYKGLLDCAWRILEREGPRAFYRGYLPNVLGIIPYAGIDLAVYETLKNRWLQQHSHDSADPGILVLLACGTISSTCGQIASYPLALVRTRMQAQASIEGAPQLSMLGLLRHILSQEGVQGLYRGIAPNFMKVIPAVSISYVVYENMKQALGVTSRPQLPQAPDPGSSGSTGS from the exons ATGCGGGGGGGCCCGGGCGATGCGGAGCGGCGTGAGCGCTGGGGTCGCCTCTTCGAGGAGCTGGACACTAACAAGGATGGTCGCCTGGACGTCCACGAGTTGCGCCAGGGACTGGCCCGTATGGGCGGGGGCAGCCCGGACCGCGGAGCACAACAG GGCATCTCCCCTGAGGGTGATGCTGACTCAGATGGCGGCCTTGACCTGGAGGAGTTTATCCTCTATCTGCAGGAGCGGGAACAGCGCCTGCTACTTCTGTTCCACAGTCTGGACCGGAATCAGGATG GTCATATCGACGTCTCTGAGATCCAGCAGAGTTTCCGAGCTCTGGGCATTTCCATCTCGCTGGAGCAGGCAGAGAAAATCCTGCACAG CATGGACCGTGATGACACCATGACCATTGACTGGCAGGAATGGCGTGACCACTTCCTGTTGCACTCGCTGGAGAATGTGGAAGATGTGCTGTATTTCTGGAAGCATTCCACG GTCCTGGACATTGGCGAGTGCCTGACTGTCCCTGATGAGTTCTCGGAGCAGGAGAAGCTGACTGGCACGTGGTGGAAACAGCTGGTGGCGGGAGCGATGGCGGGTGCCGTGTCCCGGACGGGCACAGCCCCCCTGGACCGCCTCAAGGTCTTCATGCAG GTCCACGCCTCCAAGACCAACCGACTGAACATCCTGGGAGGCCTACGGAGCATGATCCAAGAGGGGGGCGTGCGCTCCCTGTGGCGCGGCAATGGGATTAACGTGCTCAAGATTGCACCTGAGTCGGCAATCAAGTTCATGGCCTATGAGCAg ATCAAGCGGGCCATCTGGGGGCAGCAGGAGACACTGCATGTGCAGGAGCGCTTTGTGGCTGGCTCCCTGGCTGGTGCCACAGCCCAAACCATCATTTACCCCATGGAG GTACTGAAGACACGGCTGACCCTTCGCCGGACGGGCCAGTATAAGGGGCTGCTGGACTGTGCGTGGCGGATCCTGGAGCGAGAAGGGCCCCGAGCCTTCTACCGCGGCTACCTGCCCAACGTGCTGGGCATCATCCCCTACGCAGGCATTGACCTGGCCGTCTACGAG ACCCTGAAGAACCGGTGGCTCCAGCAGCATAGCCACGACTCGGCCGACCCGGGCATCCTCGTGCTCCTGGCCTGCGGCACCATTTCCAGCACGTGTGGCCAGATAGCCAGTTACCCCCTGGCCCTGGTCCGGACCCGCATGCAGGCCCAAG CCTCCATCGAGGGAGCCCCCCAGCTGTCCATGCTGGGTCTGCTCCGTCACATCCTGTCCCAGGAGGGCGTGCAGGGCCTCTACCGGGGCATTGCCCCCAACTTCATGAAGGTTATCCCAGCCGTGAGCATCTCCTACGTGGTCTACGAGAACATGAAGCAGGCCCTGGGGGTCACGTCCAG ACCCCAGCTGCCCCAGGCACCAGATCCAGGGTCCTCAGGCAGTACTGGATCCTAG
- the SLC25A23 gene encoding mitochondrial adenyl nucleotide antiporter SLC25A23 isoform X3, giving the protein MRGGPGDAERRERWGRLFEELDTNKDGRLDVHELRQGLARMGGGSPDRGAQQGISPEGDADSDGGLDLEEFILYLQEREQRLLLLFHSLDRNQDGHIDVSEIQQSFRALGISISLEQAEKILHSMDRDDTMTIDWQEWRDHFLLHSLENVEDVLYFWKHSTVLDIGECLTVPDEFSEQEKLTGTWWKQLVAGAMAGAVSRTGTAPLDRLKVFMQVHASKTNRLNILGGLRSMIQEGGVRSLWRGNGINVLKIAPESAIKFMAYEQIKRAIWGQQETLHVQERFVAGSLAGATAQTIIYPMEVLKTRLTLRRTGQYKGLLDCAWRILEREGPRAFYRGYLPNVLGIIPYAGIDLAVYETLKNRWLQQHSHDSADPGILVLLACGTISSTCGQIASYPLALVRTRMQAQEFPRGF; this is encoded by the exons ATGCGGGGGGGCCCGGGCGATGCGGAGCGGCGTGAGCGCTGGGGTCGCCTCTTCGAGGAGCTGGACACTAACAAGGATGGTCGCCTGGACGTCCACGAGTTGCGCCAGGGACTGGCCCGTATGGGCGGGGGCAGCCCGGACCGCGGAGCACAACAG GGCATCTCCCCTGAGGGTGATGCTGACTCAGATGGCGGCCTTGACCTGGAGGAGTTTATCCTCTATCTGCAGGAGCGGGAACAGCGCCTGCTACTTCTGTTCCACAGTCTGGACCGGAATCAGGATG GTCATATCGACGTCTCTGAGATCCAGCAGAGTTTCCGAGCTCTGGGCATTTCCATCTCGCTGGAGCAGGCAGAGAAAATCCTGCACAG CATGGACCGTGATGACACCATGACCATTGACTGGCAGGAATGGCGTGACCACTTCCTGTTGCACTCGCTGGAGAATGTGGAAGATGTGCTGTATTTCTGGAAGCATTCCACG GTCCTGGACATTGGCGAGTGCCTGACTGTCCCTGATGAGTTCTCGGAGCAGGAGAAGCTGACTGGCACGTGGTGGAAACAGCTGGTGGCGGGAGCGATGGCGGGTGCCGTGTCCCGGACGGGCACAGCCCCCCTGGACCGCCTCAAGGTCTTCATGCAG GTCCACGCCTCCAAGACCAACCGACTGAACATCCTGGGAGGCCTACGGAGCATGATCCAAGAGGGGGGCGTGCGCTCCCTGTGGCGCGGCAATGGGATTAACGTGCTCAAGATTGCACCTGAGTCGGCAATCAAGTTCATGGCCTATGAGCAg ATCAAGCGGGCCATCTGGGGGCAGCAGGAGACACTGCATGTGCAGGAGCGCTTTGTGGCTGGCTCCCTGGCTGGTGCCACAGCCCAAACCATCATTTACCCCATGGAG GTACTGAAGACACGGCTGACCCTTCGCCGGACGGGCCAGTATAAGGGGCTGCTGGACTGTGCGTGGCGGATCCTGGAGCGAGAAGGGCCCCGAGCCTTCTACCGCGGCTACCTGCCCAACGTGCTGGGCATCATCCCCTACGCAGGCATTGACCTGGCCGTCTACGAG ACCCTGAAGAACCGGTGGCTCCAGCAGCATAGCCACGACTCGGCCGACCCGGGCATCCTCGTGCTCCTGGCCTGCGGCACCATTTCCAGCACGTGTGGCCAGATAGCCAGTTACCCCCTGGCCCTGGTCCGGACCCGCATGCAGGCCCAAG AATTTCCTCGGGGATTTTAG
- the SLC25A41 gene encoding LOW QUALITY PROTEIN: mitochondrial carrier protein SCaMC-3L (The sequence of the model RefSeq protein was modified relative to this genomic sequence to represent the inferred CDS: inserted 1 base in 1 codon; deleted 2 bases in 2 codons; substituted 1 base at 1 genomic stop codon): protein MEAQPEEGQKACSRVQTLFKRVKSLLXPNPPPSLNLGCTHVYGYMFGHVPESKLEPPSLQVLDTGEQLMVPMAIVEVDNEGALWKFLLSGAMAGAVSHPGTASLDCAKVYMQVYSSKTNFMNFLGGIRSMVQERGGGGDGGVCLLWRGNGINVLKIAPEYAIKFSVFEQCKNYFCGVHESPPFQEXLLASSLAVATSQMLIDPMEVLKTWLTLCQTGQYRGLLDCARHITEQEGTRVLYRGYLMLGIIPYACTDLAVYEMLRCLWLKSGRDMEDPSGLVSLSSMTLSTTCGQMASYPLTSVRTRMQAQDTVEGSNLTMCGVFRQILAQQGCPGLYRGMTPTLLKVLPAGGISYVVYEAMKKTLGV, encoded by the exons ATGGAAGCCCAACCTGAGGAAGGTCAGAAGGCTTGCTCGAGGGTCCAGACCCTGTTTAAGAGGGTCAAGTCCTTAC ACCCAAACCCACCCCCCTCCTTGAACCTGGGCTGTACCCATGTATATGGGTACATGTTTGGGCACGTGCCTGAAAGCAAACTGGAGCCTCCCAG CCTGCAGGTGCTGGACACTGGAGAGCAGCTGATGGTCCCCATGGCTATCGTGGAGGTAGATAATGAGGGAGCCTTGTGGAAGTTTCTCCTCTCGGGAGCCATGGCTGGGGCGGTGTCTCACCCGGGCACGGCCTCTCTGGACTGTGCCAAGGTGTACATGCAG GTCTACTCCTCCAAGACAAATTTCATGAATTTCCTGGGAGGTATACGGAGCATGGTccaggag cggggtgggggtggggatgggggtgtctGCTTGCTATGGAGGGGCAATGGTATCAACGTACTCAAGATCGCCCCGGAGTATGCCATCAAGTTCTCTGTCTTTGAACAG TGTAAGAATTACTTCTGCGGAGTGCATGAGTCCCCACCCTTTCAGGAATGACTCCTTGCCAGCTCCCTGGCTGTGGCCACTTCCCAGATGCTCATCGACCCCATGGAG GTGCTGAAGACATGGCTGACCCTGTGCCAGACTGGCCAGTACAGGGGGCTGCTGGACTGCGCCAGGCATATCACGGAGCAGGAGGGCACCCGCGTCCTTTACCGCGGCTACCTGATGCTTGGCATAATTCCCTACGCCTGCACCGACCTGGCTGTCTACGAG ATGCTCAGGTGCCTCTGGCTGAAATCAGGCAGGGACATGGAGGACCCCAGTGGCCTGGTCAGTCTGTCGTCCATGACACTGTCCACAACTTGTGGCCAGATGGCCAGTTACCCACTGACTTCGGTGCGCACCAGGATGCAAGCCCAAG ACACCGTGGAGGGTTCGAACCTCACCATGTGTGGAGTCTTCCGGCAGATCCTGGCCCAGCAGGGCTGCCCGGGGCTGTACCGAGGTATGACC CCCACGTTACTGAAGGTGTTGCCAGCAGGTGGCATCAGCTACGTGGTGTATGAAGCCATGAAGAAGACCCTGGGCGTTTAA